The DNA region ATCCGCCGCCCTCGCCGCCGCCACCACCTGGGCGACCGCTCGGTCCAGCAGCAGCTCCTCCTGGCCGACCGCGAGGGTCAGCGGGGCGAGCAGGTCGTCGGGTGCACTCTTCCTGGCCATCGCCTACCAGCATCCCACGGGGCGCGGACACCCCCGGCCCGTCCGTCCCGGCACCCACGGGACAATGGCCGGGTGACCGAAGATCCCACCACCGACCGGCCGCACGGCTTCGACCCCGACGCCCGGCAACTGCTCGTCCTGCCCGACCGCGACGCCGCGGAGGAGGCCGCGGAGGAGCTCGGCGCCGACCACCCCGACCTCGGCGAGCTCGAAATCGTCCGCGACGCACTCGCCGGCGAGGACGACGCCGAGGACGCCCAGTGGCTGGTGGTCGTGGAACCCCCCGAGTCCGGCTGGACGCCCGACCGGCTGCACGCCCTCGACACCCTCGCCGCCGGCTACGAGGGCTGGCGCGAGCAGGGCTGACCGCCGCCCGGCCTCGCCTGAGCGGCACAGTGCGGACCAGCGCAGTGCGGACCGGCGCAGTGCCGTTGCGCAGGAAGTCGGCGGACCCGACTTCCTGCGCAACGGCAGTCGCCGTGCGGCCCCTGCCCTGCCGACCTGCCGGCCCGCCTGCTTGCGCGTCCGTCCGTCCGTCCGGGCCGGACCCGGCCCGGACGGACAGCGCTCCGCTTTCCCGGGCCCCGCCCCTCCCCCCTCCCCCACCCCCTCCTCCCCCGTCCCCTGCCCCCCGGCCCCGAGTCTTCGGTGGGGAGGAGGTGGTTCCGGAGGTCAGCCGGGCGGGGCGCGCCGACGGTGGGAGGGGTGCGGGCCCTGCGGGTGGACGACCGCTCCGAGGCGGGCCGGGGAGTCACCCGTCACTGCGATGTCACCGGCACGGTCCGTCCGCAGCACCGCGGCGCCCAGGGACCGCAACCGGTCCACCGTGCGCGGCGACGGGTGGCCGTACGGATTGTCGGCACCGCAGGAGATCAACGCCAGCCTCGGCCCCAACGCGGCGGCCAGCGACCAGTCCTGATGGGCGGAGCCGTGGTGGGCCACCTTCAGCACGTCCACCCTCGCCGCACCCCCGGCCGTACTCATCCGGCCCAGCAGTGCCTCCTGGGCCGGGGGCTCCAGATCGCCCAGCAGGGCCATCCGCACGCCGCCCGCCAGGGTCACCAGCACCGCGACGCTCGCGTTGTTCGCGTCCGAGGCCACCGCCCGTTCCCTTCCGTCCGGCCACAGCACCTCCCACAACACCCCCGGTCCCGCGGACCGGCGCTCGCCGAGCCCGGCCCGCAGCAGCGGCACCCCGGCGGCCGAAGCCCACGCCGCCACCCGGGCGGCCTCCCCCGGCGGATCGTCCAGCACCGTCCCCTCGACGGCTCCGACCCTCCGACCCCGCAGCACGCCCGGCAGACCCTCCACGTGATCGGCGTGGAAGTGGGTCGCCAGGAACAGCGGAACCCGGGTGATGCCGAGGTCGCGCAGACACCGGTCGGCTGCCTGGGGATCCGGCCCGGCGTCCACCACCACGGCGCTGTCCGGCGGGCCGCCGCCGTCCCCGGCGACGGGCAGCACCAGCATGTCCCCCTGCCCCACGTCACACATGACCAGCCGCCAGTCCGGGGGCGGCCAGCCGGTCGCGACCCTCGCGAGCAGCGGCGGCCGGAGCAGCACGGTGAGCAGGACCAGCAGAAGCACGCCCGCCACCAGCGGCCGGGCCCAGCCGCGCGGCGCCCGCCGGCCGGCCGGACCGGCACGCCGGGGCAGCAGCAACGGCACCGCCAGGCAGAGCGCGGCCGTCCCCACCGCGAGGGTCACCGTGCCGAACAGACCTCCCGGCCAGGACAGCCGGGCGCCCGGCAGCTCGGCGCCGTACCTGGCCACCGCCGCCAGCCAGCCCGCCGGGACGGCGGCCGGCTCCGCCAACAGCCTGGCGAGGGCCGGGGAGAGCGGATCGACCGCGAGCACCGTGAAACCGAGCAGGGTCGCCGGGGCGACCGCCAGCTCGGCCACCAGGTTGCACGGGATGCCGACCAGGCTGACGTGCCCGGAGAGCAGCACCGTCACCGGTGCGCAGAGCGCCTGGGCGGCGGCCGTCGCCCCGACGGCGCCCGCGAGGTGGTGCGGCCAGCCTCGTGCCCTCAGGGCTGCCGCCCAGTACGGGCCGAGGACCACCAGGCCGCCGGTGGCGAGCACCGACAGCAGGAAGCCGTAGGACCGGGCCAGGTGGGGATCGAGGAGGACCAGGAGCAGGGCGGTGCCCGCGAGGGCCGGCACCGCTTGGCGGGGACGGCCGGTCGCCAGCGCCAGGAGCCCGATCAGGCCCGTGCCAGCCGCCCTGAGCACGCTGGGCTCGGGCCTGCAGACCGTGACGAAGGCCAGCGTGACGGCGGCCCCGAGCAGCGCAGTGGTGCGCAGCGGAATCCCGAACAGGGCTGCCAGGCCCCGGCGTTCGGCGGTTCCGGCCCGCCCCGGGGCGCCCAGCAGCACGCCCAGCACGATCGCGAGGTTGGCCCCGCTGACGGCGACCAGGTGGGACAGGTCGGTGGCCCGGAAGGCCTCCCGGAGCTCCTCCGGCAGGCGCGACGTGTCGCCGACGACCAAGCCGGGCAGCAGCCCGCGCGGGTCCGGCGGAAGATGGTCGGTCGCCGCGCGCAGCCCTGCCCGCAGGCGGCCGGCGACGCGTTGCGGCAGGCTCGGCGGTGCGAGCTGTCTCGGCTCGCCGTGCGCGATCAGCAGCGCCGCCGAGTCGGCGTCGTGCTCCCCCGCCGGGCGGACCGTCGCTCCGACCGCCAGCCTGGTCGAGGGCAGCACCCGTTCCCAGGCATCCGTCTCGCCCTCCCTGACCATCACCGTGACCGGGGTCCGGCTGCGGACCGTGTGCGAGCCCGGTCCGGCGGGGAACCCGTCCGGCACGACGACCCGGTCCACCACGGCGTCCAGCGTGAGCAGCCGTTGCCCGGCGCCGGACCCACCGGCCCGGGAGGTGTGCGGGCGGGGGTCGCCGGTGACGGTCAGTTCGACGCCGATCTCCGGGGCGGGGAGGGCGGCTCGGGCCAGCTCGGGCAGCGGTCCGCGGTGCAGGTCGGCGGTGTGCAGGAGGGCGGCGGCCGTGGCGGCCGCCCCGGTGAGCAGCACGGCGGCGGATGTCAGGGCGGCGGCGCGGCGGCGGCAGGTGCCCGGGCGGCGGAGCAGCAGGGCGAAGCCGAGGAGCGCCGCCACCGCTGCGGCCGAGGTGAGGGCGGCGCCGTGCCCCGGGCCCAGTCCGAGGACCGCGGCCGTGACCGCCCACGCGGAGACGGCCGGGAGGAGCAGTCGGAGGTCCTCCGGCTGTGCCTGAGTGGTCGGCGGGTTCTTCCTCGCAGCGGAGTCGAGGACGGCAGTGGTGATGACGGCACCTCCTTTCGGACGCGGGCGGGTACAGGAGTCGGCGCAGGGGGCGGGGCAGTGGCGCAGTGGCACCGACACCGGCACCGGCACTGGGGAGGCGGCACAGGGGAGGCGTGCGGCGGCGCAGCTCGGTCCGCCGTCAGAGGATGAGCAGTGGCCTGATCTCCGAATAGGTCCGCTCCCCGATCCCGCTCACCTGCCGGAGCTGGTCGACCGAGCGGAACATGCCGCCGTGCGAGGTGCGGAAGGCGATGATGCGCTGGGCCAGGGTCGGGCCGACGCCCGGGAGGGTGTCGAGCTGTTCGAGGGTGGCGCGGTTCAGGCTGACGGGCTGCTTCGCCGTTCCGGCCGGCGGCGCTCCGGCTCCCGACCCGGCGGCCGGTTGGAGTCCGGGCTCGCCGACGAGGATCTGTTCACCGTCCGTCAGTACGCGGGCCAGGTTGAGGTTCCTGGTGTCCGTGTCCGGCAGTGGGCCGCCGGCGACCCGCAGGGCGTCCGCGACCCGGGAGCCGCCGGGCAGGGTGTGCACGCCCGGCGAGTGGACGCGCCCCCCGATGTCGACCACCACGAAGGCGGACGGCTCCGCACCGGTGGCTCCGCCGCCCGGAGCACCCGCTCCGGGTGCGTCGCCGACCTCGGAGAGGCCCCCGGAACCGGGCAGGCCCGGCACCGAGGCGGCCGGTTCCGCCGACGCGACCGCGACCGCCGGGACCTCGACGGACTGCGGTCGGTCCAGCCAGAAGTGCTGGACTCCGTAGCCCACGGCGAGCAGCAGCAGGACCAGCAGTCCCACCACCGCCCGCCGGTCGAGGGCGGCCAGCGCGCCCGCCCACGGGAACGCCCGCCCCGGCCCGGCCACGGGTTCCGCACCAGCCCGACCGTCCGGCGGGCCCACCGCCGGACCACCGGACGGGACGTCGGGCGGCAGGCCGAGCGGGAGGTCGGTTGAGAGGCCGGACGGGAGGTCAGGCGGGCCGGCGAACGGGAGGCCGGGCACCGCACCGGGCAGCTCCGCGGACAGGGAGTCAGGCGGCGGCTCGGACAGCCGGTCAGGCGGCGGGTCGGGCCGTCCGCGAGGCGGACCGGCCCCCACCCCGGCGCCACCGGCCGGGGGTCGGCCGTTCGCCGACCGCCCCGCCACCGTCGGCCGGTCCGCCGACCCCTCGTACACCGACGGCTCGTCGGGCGGGCCCTCGGTGTGCGGTCCCTCGGTGTGCGGCAGCAGGGCCGCCATCCGCAGGCCCGCGGTCTCGGTGATGTGCTGGATCCGGCGGCGCCTCGCCGCGCCGATGCGCATGCTCGTCATGGGGAGGACGGTAGGAGCCGCTGCGGAAACGCGCGGAAAATGCCGGGAGCCTGTGGACAACCCGGGGGCTGTGGAAAAAAAGCCACACCCGAATGAGGGAGTTCACCACCATGGCGTTGACGAAAGCCGACGCGGCACGCCCCGGCGCCGCGGATTCCACCGCCCTCGGGACACCTCCCGGCCACCGTGCCGGTCCGACCCCGCCCCGATCCTCACCCCGGCCCCGCCGCCCCCTCGCCGCAGCTCAGCGCGGCGACACCACCACCGCCAGCAGCCCCGGCCCGACGTGCGCGCCGATCACCGCGCCGACCTCGCCGACGTACAGGTCGCGCAGCCCCGGCACCCGTGCCCGCAGCCGCTCCGCGAGCGGCTCGGCCCGGTCCTCCGCCGCGAGGTGGTGGACGGCGATGTCGACCTCCCGCTCCCCCGCCCGCTCGACCGCGATCTCCTCCAGCCGGGCGATCGCCCGGGACGCCGTCCGGACCTTCTCCAGCGGTTCGATCCGCCCGCCGTCCAGGTGCAGCAGCGGCTTGACCGCCAGCGCCGAACCGAGCAGGGCCCGCGCGGCGCCGATCCGGCCGCCCCGGCGGAGGTACTCCAGGGTGTCGACGTAGAAGAAGCCGCTGCTCACCGCCGTCCGCCGGGTGGCGGCCCCGGCGGCCTCGTCCAGTGCCTGCCCGGCCTCGATCGCCTCGGCGGCCGCCAGGACCCCGTACCCGAGCGCCATGCCCACCAGCCTGCTGTCCACCACCCTGACCGGGACGGGCGACTCGGCGGCCGCCAGCCTGGCCGCCTCCGCCGTCCCGGAGAGCTCACCGGAGATGTGGACCGAGACGATCCCCCGCGCGCCCGCCTCGGCCGCCGCCCGGTAGGCGGCGGCGAACGACTCGGGGCTGGGGCGCGAGGTGGTGACCCGGTGCTTGCCCCGGAGCGCCTCGGCGACGTCCTTGGGGGAGATCTCGACCCCCTCCGCGAGCACCTCGTCACCGACCGCGACGCTCAGCGGGACCACCGTGATCCCGTGCCGGTCGACGGCCTCCTGGGGCAGGTAGGCCGTGGAGTCGGTGACAAGTGCGAGGTCGGCGGGCATGAGGCGGAGGTTACTCCCCACGTGGACGGGGCGACAGCGCCCGGCGGCCGGTCAGCCGGCCGTGGGCCCGGCCGTCGGCTTCCGCAGCCGGTTCGCCAGCTTGGCCAGCGGGTCGGCGAGGCCCAGGAGCTCCTCCGCGCTCGGCCGGCCGCCCGTTCCGTCCGGCAGCGCGTTCCGGGCCGCCCGCTCGCGCGAGGCCTCGCGCGGGGCGCCCGCACCGGCCGCGCTGCCACCCTCCGCACCCGGACGCGAACCCGCGCCACCCGCGCCACCCGCGCCACCCGCGCCACCCGCCGAGGCGTCCCAGTGGCGCAGCGCCCCGGCCTCGTTCTCGCACTCCTGGCTCAGCCGGCCCAGCTCGTCGTCCGCGAACCGGTGCATCCGGTCCTGCGCCGCCCAGCGCATGGTCTCCGCGGAGTGGGTGATCCGCTCGGCCCGCTCACGCAGATCGGGCAGCTTCGCCGCGATGCGGCCGACGTCGGGCTCGCGCTCCAGCATCCGCAACTCGCCGTCCAGCTCGGCCGCGTGGGTGTCCAGCCTGGCCAGCAGCGCGAGCGACTCGGTGAGCTGGCCGTCCTGGGTGAGGCCGCCCTCCAGGACCTGCCGGGTGCCGGTCAGGGAGGTCCGCAGCCCCAGCCGGACGGCGGAGATCTGGCCCTGCGGGCCGGTCTGGGCGTACGTCTTGGCCCTGAGGGTGACGTTCTCCACCGCGCGCCGGGCCTTGGCCTCCTGGCGCTCCACCTTCTCGCCGACCACGCGGGCCGCCTTCACCACCCCGACCACGAGCAGCACCGCCACCACGAGCCCGAGGAGCAGGGCCAGTCCGACCATCACGCCGAGCACGTCCATCACGAGCCACCTTCCGCCAGCCGAACCGGTCCCCACCGGTCCAACGCGGGCCGGACCGCCATGGGTTCCACCGTAGCCCCCGTACCCGCCGGGATGGGGATCGATGGGTCCCTCCGGCCCCGAGATCAGGGACAGATCGGGGATCACCCCGAGAGCGCCGCGCCGC from Kitasatospora sp. NBC_00458 includes:
- a CDS encoding ComEC/Rec2 family competence protein → MSVPLRHCPAPCADSCTRPRPKGGAVITTAVLDSAARKNPPTTQAQPEDLRLLLPAVSAWAVTAAVLGLGPGHGAALTSAAAVAALLGFALLLRRPGTCRRRAAALTSAAVLLTGAAATAAALLHTADLHRGPLPELARAALPAPEIGVELTVTGDPRPHTSRAGGSGAGQRLLTLDAVVDRVVVPDGFPAGPGSHTVRSRTPVTVMVREGETDAWERVLPSTRLAVGATVRPAGEHDADSAALLIAHGEPRQLAPPSLPQRVAGRLRAGLRAATDHLPPDPRGLLPGLVVGDTSRLPEELREAFRATDLSHLVAVSGANLAIVLGVLLGAPGRAGTAERRGLAALFGIPLRTTALLGAAVTLAFVTVCRPEPSVLRAAGTGLIGLLALATGRPRQAVPALAGTALLLVLLDPHLARSYGFLLSVLATGGLVVLGPYWAAALRARGWPHHLAGAVGATAAAQALCAPVTVLLSGHVSLVGIPCNLVAELAVAPATLLGFTVLAVDPLSPALARLLAEPAAVPAGWLAAVARYGAELPGARLSWPGGLFGTVTLAVGTAALCLAVPLLLPRRAGPAGRRAPRGWARPLVAGVLLLVLLTVLLRPPLLARVATGWPPPDWRLVMCDVGQGDMLVLPVAGDGGGPPDSAVVVDAGPDPQAADRCLRDLGITRVPLFLATHFHADHVEGLPGVLRGRRVGAVEGTVLDDPPGEAARVAAWASAAGVPLLRAGLGERRSAGPGVLWEVLWPDGRERAVASDANNASVAVLVTLAGGVRMALLGDLEPPAQEALLGRMSTAGGAARVDVLKVAHHGSAHQDWSLAAALGPRLALISCGADNPYGHPSPRTVDRLRSLGAAVLRTDRAGDIAVTGDSPARLGAVVHPQGPHPSHRRRAPPG
- a CDS encoding DegV family protein, with protein sequence MPADLALVTDSTAYLPQEAVDRHGITVVPLSVAVGDEVLAEGVEISPKDVAEALRGKHRVTTSRPSPESFAAAYRAAAEAGARGIVSVHISGELSGTAEAARLAAAESPVPVRVVDSRLVGMALGYGVLAAAEAIEAGQALDEAAGAATRRTAVSSGFFYVDTLEYLRRGGRIGAARALLGSALAVKPLLHLDGGRIEPLEKVRTASRAIARLEEIAVERAGEREVDIAVHHLAAEDRAEPLAERLRARVPGLRDLYVGEVGAVIGAHVGPGLLAVVVSPR
- a CDS encoding helix-hairpin-helix domain-containing protein, whose protein sequence is MTSMRIGAARRRRIQHITETAGLRMAALLPHTEGPHTEGPPDEPSVYEGSADRPTVAGRSANGRPPAGGAGVGAGPPRGRPDPPPDRLSEPPPDSLSAELPGAVPGLPFAGPPDLPSGLSTDLPLGLPPDVPSGGPAVGPPDGRAGAEPVAGPGRAFPWAGALAALDRRAVVGLLVLLLLAVGYGVQHFWLDRPQSVEVPAVAVASAEPAASVPGLPGSGGLSEVGDAPGAGAPGGGATGAEPSAFVVVDIGGRVHSPGVHTLPGGSRVADALRVAGGPLPDTDTRNLNLARVLTDGEQILVGEPGLQPAAGSGAGAPPAGTAKQPVSLNRATLEQLDTLPGVGPTLAQRIIAFRTSHGGMFRSVDQLRQVSGIGERTYSEIRPLLIL